In Paraburkholderia phenazinium, the following are encoded in one genomic region:
- a CDS encoding SDR family oxidoreductase yields MFEFEGKVAVITGAASGFGRAFAEQGAALGMKLVLADVDGAALAQTVEALRVAGADAIGVPTDVADATQVEALALAALDAFGKIHLLFNNAGVGAGGFLWEGTANDWAWVFGVNVMGVAHGVRVFTPIMLRQNEPAHIVNTASVAGLLSPPAMGIYNASKHAVVSLTETLYHDLQNAGGQVGCSLLCPAFVPTGIANAERARPETLRNDAAPTRSQLAAGKQLQRAVQSGKLSAKDVAELTFEAIEAGRFYIITHPAILPTVHLRHEDIEQQRNPTDPLSLKPEVKGE; encoded by the coding sequence ATGTTCGAGTTCGAAGGCAAAGTGGCGGTCATCACCGGCGCGGCGAGCGGCTTTGGGCGCGCGTTTGCGGAACAGGGCGCGGCGCTCGGCATGAAGCTGGTGCTGGCCGACGTCGATGGCGCCGCGCTTGCGCAAACCGTCGAGGCCTTGCGTGTGGCCGGCGCCGATGCGATCGGCGTGCCGACCGACGTCGCCGACGCCACCCAGGTCGAAGCGCTGGCGCTGGCGGCGCTCGACGCGTTCGGCAAGATTCATCTGCTGTTCAACAACGCGGGCGTGGGCGCCGGCGGCTTCCTGTGGGAAGGCACGGCGAACGACTGGGCGTGGGTGTTCGGCGTCAACGTGATGGGCGTCGCGCACGGCGTGCGCGTGTTCACGCCGATCATGCTGCGGCAGAACGAGCCGGCGCATATCGTCAATACGGCTTCGGTGGCGGGGTTGTTGTCGCCGCCCGCGATGGGCATCTACAACGCCTCCAAACACGCGGTCGTCTCGTTGACGGAGACGCTCTATCACGATCTGCAGAACGCGGGCGGACAGGTGGGGTGTTCGCTGCTGTGTCCGGCCTTCGTGCCGACCGGCATCGCCAACGCCGAACGCGCCCGTCCCGAGACCTTGCGTAACGACGCGGCGCCGACCCGCTCGCAACTCGCCGCGGGCAAGCAACTGCAGCGGGCCGTGCAGTCGGGCAAGCTCAGCGCGAAGGATGTCGCGGAGCTCACGTTCGAGGCGATCGAAGCAGGGCGCTTCTACATCATCACGCACCCGGCGATCCTGCCGACCGTGCATCTGCGCCACGAGGACATCGAACAGCAGCGCAATCCGACCGATCCGCTCTCGCTCAAGCCGGAGGTCAAGGGCGAGTGA
- a CDS encoding DNA polymerase III subunit delta', which produces MIYPWQADDWNRLQQLRGHWPHALLLHGQAGIGKLRFAQHLAQGLLCEAQLPNGEPCGACAACHWFVQGNHPDYRIVVPEALAAEAGLTNAAADEKADKADADDSKKTRAPSKEIKIEQVRSLLDFTGVGSHRGGARVVVLAPAEALNVAAANALLKTLEEPPAGVVFLMVSARIDRLLPTIISRCRQWPMTAPAAEVATPWLAAQGVADAPALLAEAGGAPLTALALASDENRTLRDWTLKQLAAGPQCDAFACAEALQKLPVPLVLGWLQRWLYDLLAQRTAGAPRYFPQAATALTRCAAQADATAFARFTKTVTRQRAVENHPLNARLVFEELFIGYRDLFA; this is translated from the coding sequence ATGATTTATCCGTGGCAAGCCGATGACTGGAACCGCCTGCAACAACTGCGCGGGCACTGGCCGCATGCGTTGTTGCTCCATGGGCAGGCGGGGATCGGCAAGCTGCGCTTCGCGCAGCATCTGGCGCAAGGCCTGCTGTGCGAGGCGCAGCTTCCCAACGGCGAGCCGTGCGGCGCCTGCGCCGCCTGTCACTGGTTCGTGCAGGGCAACCATCCGGACTACCGGATCGTGGTGCCGGAGGCGCTGGCTGCCGAAGCGGGCCTCACCAACGCCGCTGCGGACGAAAAAGCCGACAAGGCCGACGCCGACGACAGCAAAAAGACTCGCGCGCCGAGCAAGGAAATCAAGATCGAACAGGTGCGCTCGCTGCTGGATTTCACCGGCGTGGGTTCGCATCGCGGCGGCGCCCGGGTGGTCGTGCTGGCGCCGGCCGAGGCGCTCAACGTCGCGGCCGCCAACGCGCTCCTGAAGACGCTGGAGGAGCCGCCCGCGGGCGTGGTATTCCTGATGGTCTCGGCGCGCATCGACCGGCTGTTGCCCACCATCATCAGCCGTTGCCGCCAGTGGCCGATGACGGCGCCCGCAGCGGAGGTGGCCACGCCGTGGCTGGCCGCCCAGGGCGTGGCCGATGCGCCGGCGCTGCTGGCCGAAGCGGGCGGCGCGCCGCTCACCGCGCTGGCGCTCGCCAGCGACGAAAACCGCACGCTGCGCGACTGGACCCTCAAGCAACTCGCCGCCGGCCCGCAGTGCGATGCCTTCGCCTGCGCCGAGGCGCTGCAGAAGCTGCCGGTGCCGCTCGTGCTCGGCTGGCTGCAGCGCTGGCTGTACGACCTGCTCGCGCAACGCACCGCCGGCGCGCCGCGCTATTTTCCGCAGGCCGCAACGGCGCTCACGCGCTGCGCCGCGCAGGCCGACGCCACCGCGTTCGCCCGTTTCACCAAGACGGTGACGCGCCAGCGCGCGGTGGAAAACCATCCACTGAACGCCCGGCTGGTCTTCGAGGAGCTGTTTATCGGCTACCGCGACCTGTTTGCTTAA
- a CDS encoding NADP-dependent oxidoreductase, whose product MTQINRQLVLASRPEGAATTDNFRLVETPLAPLAEGQFRVRNHYLSLDPYMRGRMNDSKSYAAPQPLDEVMIGGTVGEVVESKHPKFAAGDKVVAMFGWQEYGTSDGTGVRKVDDTHVPLSAYLGSVGMPGVTAWYGLNRIIAPKAGETVVVSAASGAVGSVVGQLAKLAGARAVGIAGGEDKCRYVVESLGFDACVDYKAGNLYQDLKAATPEGVDGYFENVGGEVLDATLARMNAFGRIALCGMIANYDGEPLPLKRPALLLTQRLLVQGFIVSEHPDVWPEALTQLGTLVAQKKLHYRESIAQGLERAPEAFIGLLKGKNFGKQLVRLI is encoded by the coding sequence ATGACCCAGATCAACCGTCAACTCGTGCTTGCCTCGCGTCCGGAAGGCGCGGCCACAACGGACAACTTCAGGCTCGTCGAAACGCCGCTGGCGCCGCTTGCGGAAGGGCAGTTTCGCGTGCGCAATCACTATCTGTCGCTCGATCCGTACATGCGCGGTCGCATGAACGACAGCAAGTCCTATGCAGCGCCGCAGCCGCTCGACGAAGTGATGATCGGCGGCACCGTGGGCGAAGTGGTGGAGTCGAAGCATCCGAAGTTCGCCGCGGGCGACAAGGTGGTCGCGATGTTCGGCTGGCAGGAATACGGCACCTCCGACGGCACTGGCGTGCGCAAGGTCGACGACACCCATGTGCCGCTCTCCGCCTATCTCGGCTCGGTGGGCATGCCGGGCGTCACCGCGTGGTACGGGCTGAACCGCATCATCGCGCCCAAAGCCGGCGAGACGGTGGTGGTCAGCGCGGCGAGCGGGGCGGTCGGCAGCGTCGTCGGGCAACTGGCGAAGCTGGCGGGGGCACGGGCGGTCGGCATCGCCGGCGGCGAGGACAAGTGCCGCTATGTGGTCGAGAGCCTCGGCTTCGACGCCTGCGTCGACTACAAGGCCGGCAATCTGTATCAGGACCTCAAGGCGGCGACGCCGGAGGGTGTCGATGGCTACTTCGAGAATGTCGGCGGCGAGGTGCTCGACGCAACGCTCGCGCGGATGAACGCGTTCGGCCGCATCGCGCTGTGCGGGATGATTGCCAACTACGACGGCGAACCTCTGCCGCTCAAGCGTCCGGCGTTGTTGCTCACGCAGCGCTTGCTGGTGCAAGGCTTTATCGTCAGCGAGCATCCGGACGTGTGGCCCGAAGCGCTCACGCAACTCGGCACGCTCGTCGCGCAAAAGAAACTGCATTATCGCGAGAGCATCGCGCAGGGGCTCGAACGGGCGCCCGAGGCGTTTATCGGCCTGCTCAAAGGCAAGAACTTCGGCAAGCAACTGGTCAGGCTGATCTGA
- a CDS encoding TatD family hydrolase, with product MFVDSHCHINFEGLADRLPQVIENMRSHSVTHALCVSVDLESLPSVLAVAEAYENVYASVGVHPDHEDAQEPSVAELVELAEHPKVVAIGETGLDYYRLEGRTIADMEWQRERFRTHIRAAHATGKPLIVHTRSSAQDTLRIMAEERAGEPGGVMHCFTEPWAIAEQALAQNFYISLSGIVTFKSATDVQDVARRVPLERLLIETDSPYLAPVPYRGKPNEPAYVSYVGRFIAQQREMPDAALAAATTDNFFRLFRIPAPAGA from the coding sequence ATGTTTGTCGACTCGCACTGCCACATCAACTTCGAAGGACTCGCCGACCGCCTGCCGCAGGTCATCGAGAACATGCGCAGCCACTCGGTCACGCATGCGCTGTGCGTGTCCGTCGACCTCGAGAGCCTGCCGTCCGTGCTGGCGGTCGCCGAGGCGTATGAGAACGTCTACGCCTCGGTCGGCGTGCATCCGGATCACGAGGATGCCCAGGAGCCGAGCGTCGCCGAACTGGTCGAACTGGCCGAACACCCGAAAGTGGTCGCCATCGGCGAGACGGGGCTCGACTACTACCGCCTCGAAGGCCGCACGATCGCCGACATGGAATGGCAGCGCGAGCGCTTTCGCACTCATATCCGTGCCGCGCATGCCACGGGCAAGCCGCTGATCGTCCATACCCGCTCGTCGGCGCAAGACACGCTGCGGATCATGGCCGAGGAGCGCGCGGGCGAGCCGGGCGGCGTGATGCACTGCTTTACCGAGCCGTGGGCAATCGCGGAACAGGCGCTGGCGCAGAACTTCTATATCTCGCTCTCTGGCATCGTCACGTTCAAGAGCGCGACCGACGTGCAGGACGTGGCGCGGCGCGTGCCGCTCGAGCGGCTGCTGATCGAAACCGACTCGCCGTACCTCGCCCCCGTGCCTTATCGCGGCAAGCCGAATGAACCTGCGTACGTAAGTTATGTCGGACGCTTCATCGCACAACAACGCGAGATGCCGGATGCGGCGCTGGCCGCCGCCACGACGGACAATTTCTTCCGGCTCTTCAGGATTCCTGCGCCGGCCGGCGCCTGA
- a CDS encoding alpha/beta hydrolase, with protein sequence MPLNPQIELILDMIARAKRPPYHTLTAQEARASYEKSAPILEIAGAPMFSVEDLAVPTRDAATIRARLYQPAEPSWAEPAPALVYYHGGGFTVGSVDTHDALCRMFARDARCMVLSVDYRLAPEHKFPTAVNDAFDALHWLHANAALYGVDSGRIAVGGDSAGGTLATVCAVLARDAGLPQLALQLLIYPGTSGHQQTDSHARLAEGYLLSSDTIQWFFEQYVRDAGDRDDWRFAPLDGTRGAPVFGGLAPAWIATAEYDPLSDEGAAYAEKLRAAGNEVTLKRYAGMIHEFFKMGGFVPEVAQAHADAAGALRLAFGVDPESD encoded by the coding sequence ATGCCGCTGAATCCGCAGATCGAGTTGATACTCGACATGATCGCGCGCGCGAAGCGCCCGCCGTACCACACGCTCACCGCGCAGGAGGCGCGTGCTTCTTACGAGAAGAGCGCGCCGATTCTGGAGATTGCCGGTGCGCCGATGTTCTCCGTCGAGGATCTCGCGGTGCCGACGCGCGACGCGGCGACGATCCGCGCACGGCTCTATCAGCCAGCGGAGCCGAGCTGGGCTGAGCCCGCGCCGGCGCTCGTGTACTACCATGGCGGCGGCTTTACGGTCGGCAGCGTCGACACGCATGACGCCCTGTGCCGGATGTTCGCGCGCGACGCGCGCTGCATGGTGCTGTCGGTCGATTATCGGCTTGCGCCGGAACATAAATTTCCCACTGCCGTGAACGATGCGTTCGATGCGTTGCACTGGCTGCACGCCAATGCCGCGCTGTATGGCGTCGACTCGGGGCGAATCGCCGTCGGCGGCGACAGCGCGGGCGGTACGCTCGCCACGGTCTGCGCGGTACTGGCACGCGATGCCGGTCTGCCGCAACTGGCTTTGCAACTGCTGATCTATCCGGGCACGTCCGGGCATCAGCAGACCGACTCTCATGCTCGGCTCGCTGAGGGCTATCTGCTTTCGAGCGACACCATCCAATGGTTTTTCGAGCAGTACGTTCGCGACGCGGGCGATCGCGACGACTGGCGTTTTGCGCCGCTCGACGGCACGCGCGGCGCACCGGTGTTCGGCGGCCTCGCGCCCGCCTGGATTGCGACGGCGGAATACGATCCGCTGAGCGACGAGGGCGCTGCGTACGCAGAGAAGCTGCGCGCGGCGGGTAACGAAGTCACGCTCAAGCGGTACGCCGGCATGATCCACGAGTTCTTCAAGATGGGCGGCTTCGTGCCGGAGGTGGCGCAGGCTCATGCGGATGCGGCGGGGGCGCTGCGTCTGGCGTTCGGGGTCGATCCGGAGTCGGACTGA
- the tmk gene encoding dTMP kinase produces MARGKFITFEGIDGAGKTTHLAWFRERLEQHIAAGGRSVVMTREPGGTALGESLREILLHQKMDLETEALLMFAARREHLAQVIEPALARGDWVLSDRFSDATFAYQGGGRGLPRDKLEALERWVQGGFQPDLTLLFDVAPDTASERRSSAREPDRFESESDAFFTRTRAEYLRRAEEAPYRFAIIDSSQSIPHIQKRLEELISTL; encoded by the coding sequence ATGGCGCGGGGCAAATTCATCACGTTCGAAGGCATTGACGGTGCGGGCAAGACCACCCATCTCGCGTGGTTTCGCGAGCGCCTCGAACAGCACATCGCGGCGGGCGGCCGGTCGGTCGTCATGACGCGCGAGCCGGGCGGCACCGCGCTCGGCGAGTCGCTGCGCGAGATCCTGCTGCACCAGAAGATGGACCTCGAAACCGAGGCCCTGCTGATGTTCGCGGCGCGCCGCGAGCACCTGGCCCAGGTGATCGAGCCGGCGCTGGCGCGCGGCGACTGGGTGCTGTCGGACCGCTTCAGCGACGCGACTTTCGCCTATCAGGGCGGCGGCCGCGGCCTGCCGCGCGACAAGCTCGAAGCGCTCGAGCGCTGGGTGCAGGGCGGCTTCCAGCCGGACCTGACGCTGCTGTTCGACGTGGCGCCGGATACCGCCAGCGAGCGGCGCAGTTCGGCGCGCGAGCCGGACCGCTTCGAGAGCGAATCGGATGCGTTTTTTACCCGCACCCGTGCCGAGTATTTGCGCCGCGCGGAAGAAGCGCCGTACCGGTTCGCTATCATTGACTCTTCGCAGAGCATTCCGCACATTCAGAAAAGACTCGAAGAGTTGATCTCAACGCTTTGA
- a CDS encoding PaaI family thioesterase: MLESPFVDLLGVQLVSAADGVSEVVLPLAPDHMNTWAVAHGGVTMTLADVALAMAARSLAGDGVGVVTVEMKVNFMQPGRGELRASARVLHRSTTMAYCEGEIRDSEGHFVAKALGTFKYMRRLAVGRDVTHQRLRSDPSAKPGPSDG, translated from the coding sequence GTGCTCGAAAGTCCCTTTGTCGATCTCCTCGGCGTGCAACTGGTGTCCGCCGCGGACGGTGTCAGCGAAGTCGTTCTGCCGCTCGCGCCGGACCATATGAACACGTGGGCGGTCGCCCATGGCGGCGTGACCATGACGCTCGCCGACGTCGCGCTGGCCATGGCCGCGCGCAGTCTGGCGGGCGACGGCGTCGGCGTCGTCACGGTGGAAATGAAGGTCAACTTCATGCAGCCGGGGCGCGGCGAGTTGCGCGCTTCTGCGCGCGTCCTGCATCGTTCGACTACGATGGCCTATTGCGAAGGCGAGATCCGCGATAGCGAAGGCCATTTCGTCGCCAAGGCGCTCGGCACTTTCAAGTACATGCGGCGTCTTGCCGTGGGCCGCGACGTGACGCATCAGCGTCTGCGCAGCGACCCGTCCGCGAAACCCGGTCCCAGCGACGGTTGA
- the mltG gene encoding endolytic transglycosylase MltG, whose protein sequence is MSLLKKCLVAGTIVVALAAAAIAGGYHWANTPISLTPPQLDVTVKPHSSLRSVTLQLNRGGVPVEPELFVVMTRLLGLQSELKSGNYEFKSGVTPYEVLQKIARGDVNEYVATIIEGWTFKRMRAELDTNPALTHDTAGMTDAQLLSAIGAPEATLGNGEGLFFPDTYLFDKNTSDLDVYRRAYHLMRERLDEAWMARAPGLPYKTPYDALTMASIIEKETGKASDRPMVAAVFANRLRVGMPLQTDPTVIYGMGDSYTGHLHKRDLLTDTPYNTYTRMGLPPTPISLPGVASLQAALNPAQTTALYFVSRGDGSSIFSDTLGDHNKAVDKYIRGQ, encoded by the coding sequence ATGTCCCTTCTGAAGAAATGTCTCGTTGCCGGCACGATCGTCGTTGCGCTGGCCGCAGCCGCCATTGCCGGCGGATACCATTGGGCCAACACCCCCATCAGCCTGACACCCCCGCAACTCGACGTCACCGTCAAACCGCACAGCAGCCTGCGCAGCGTCACGCTGCAGCTAAACCGCGGCGGCGTGCCGGTCGAACCGGAGCTGTTCGTCGTCATGACGCGCCTGCTCGGGCTGCAAAGCGAGCTCAAATCGGGCAACTACGAGTTCAAGAGCGGCGTGACGCCGTATGAAGTCCTGCAGAAGATCGCCCGCGGCGACGTCAACGAATACGTCGCGACGATCATCGAGGGCTGGACTTTCAAGCGCATGCGCGCCGAGCTGGACACCAATCCGGCGCTCACGCACGACACGGCCGGCATGACCGACGCCCAGTTGCTCTCCGCGATCGGCGCACCGGAAGCGACGCTCGGCAACGGCGAAGGGTTGTTTTTCCCCGACACGTATCTGTTCGACAAGAACACCAGCGACCTCGACGTCTACCGCCGCGCCTATCACCTGATGCGCGAGCGCCTCGACGAAGCGTGGATGGCACGAGCGCCAGGGCTGCCGTACAAAACGCCTTATGATGCACTGACCATGGCGTCGATCATCGAAAAGGAAACCGGCAAGGCCTCGGACCGGCCGATGGTCGCGGCGGTGTTCGCCAACCGGCTGCGCGTGGGCATGCCGCTGCAGACCGATCCGACGGTGATCTACGGCATGGGCGACAGCTATACGGGCCATCTGCACAAGCGCGATCTGCTGACCGACACTCCTTACAATACCTATACGCGGATGGGCCTGCCGCCCACTCCCATCTCGCTGCCGGGGGTCGCGTCGCTGCAGGCGGCGCTGAACCCGGCGCAAACCACCGCGCTGTACTTCGTGTCGCGCGGCGACGGCAGCAGCATTTTTTCTGACACACTCGGCGATCACAACAAGGCCGTCGACAAATATATTCGAGGGCAATGA
- a CDS encoding GNAT family N-acetyltransferase → MSLSYRDATLDDLPAIVAIYNSTVPSRQVTADLEPVSVESRLAWFHAHGPAKRPLWVVEGEGRVIAWLSFSDFYGRPAYSHTAEVSIYLDEAARGKGLGKQLLAASLEAAPGLGIDTVLGFIFGHNEASLRLFRSFGFGDWGTLPRVAVLDGVERDLLILGRRLEPSA, encoded by the coding sequence ATGAGCCTTTCCTACCGCGATGCCACGCTCGACGATCTGCCCGCCATCGTCGCCATCTACAATTCGACCGTGCCGTCGCGCCAGGTCACGGCGGATCTGGAGCCGGTGAGCGTCGAAAGCCGGCTCGCCTGGTTTCACGCCCACGGGCCGGCCAAGCGGCCGCTGTGGGTGGTCGAAGGGGAAGGCCGGGTGATCGCCTGGCTGAGCTTTTCGGACTTCTACGGCCGCCCCGCGTACTCGCATACCGCCGAGGTCAGCATCTATCTGGACGAAGCGGCACGCGGCAAAGGGCTCGGCAAACAGTTGCTGGCGGCGTCGCTGGAAGCCGCGCCGGGGCTTGGCATCGACACCGTGCTGGGCTTCATTTTCGGCCACAATGAAGCGAGCCTGCGGCTGTTCCGCAGCTTCGGCTTCGGCGACTGGGGCACGCTGCCGCGCGTCGCGGTGCTGGACGGCGTCGAGCGCGACCTGCTGATTCTCGGGCGCCGGCTCGAGCCGTCCGCCTGA
- the ygfZ gene encoding CAF17-like 4Fe-4S cluster assembly/insertion protein YgfZ — protein sequence MNAPLASAPGTASAASPVTLAPLPRPAREEFEAVTAHGAYMPLTQFGVIDATGDDAASFLHGQLTNDTQHLEAANVRLAGYCSAKGRLLASFLSWRSGETIRLLVSKDVQAAVQKRLSMFVLRAKAKLTDASGELAVVGLAGDVRKALSGVFDAVPDGVHVKVDGPAGALIRVPDALGRLRYLWVGPKAEVEARLPVLEGKLTHASAAVWDWLDIRAGEPRITQPVVEQFVPQMVNFDVLGGVNFRKGCYPGQEVVARSQYRGTIKRRTALANVAGELESVLAGAEVFHSDDPGQPCGMVVNAASAPDGGVDVLVEVKLAALETGTVHLGSAEGPALTFLPLPYALPAEV from the coding sequence ATGAACGCACCGCTCGCTTCTGCTCCCGGCACCGCTTCCGCCGCCTCGCCGGTCACGCTCGCCCCGCTGCCGCGCCCCGCGCGCGAGGAATTCGAGGCGGTGACGGCACACGGCGCCTATATGCCGCTCACGCAATTCGGCGTCATCGATGCGACCGGCGACGATGCGGCGAGCTTCCTGCACGGCCAGTTGACCAACGACACCCAGCATCTGGAAGCGGCCAACGTCCGTCTGGCCGGCTACTGCTCGGCCAAGGGCCGTCTGCTGGCATCGTTTCTGAGCTGGCGCAGCGGCGAGACGATCCGTCTGCTGGTGTCGAAAGACGTCCAGGCCGCAGTGCAAAAACGGCTGTCGATGTTCGTGCTGCGCGCCAAGGCGAAGCTCACGGACGCCAGCGGCGAACTCGCCGTGGTGGGTCTCGCGGGCGACGTGCGCAAGGCGCTCTCGGGCGTGTTCGACGCCGTGCCGGACGGCGTGCACGTCAAGGTGGACGGCCCGGCGGGTGCGCTGATCCGCGTGCCGGACGCGCTCGGGCGCCTGCGTTATCTGTGGGTCGGACCGAAGGCCGAGGTCGAAGCGCGCCTGCCGGTGCTAGAGGGCAAGCTCACGCACGCCTCGGCGGCCGTGTGGGACTGGCTCGATATCCGCGCCGGCGAGCCGCGCATCACCCAGCCGGTGGTCGAGCAGTTCGTGCCGCAGATGGTCAACTTCGACGTACTCGGCGGCGTGAATTTCCGCAAGGGCTGCTATCCGGGCCAGGAAGTGGTCGCGCGCAGCCAGTATCGCGGCACGATCAAGCGGCGCACGGCGCTCGCGAACGTCGCCGGCGAGCTGGAGTCGGTTTTGGCGGGTGCGGAAGTGTTCCATTCGGACGATCCGGGGCAGCCGTGCGGCATGGTCGTCAATGCCGCCTCGGCGCCGGACGGCGGCGTGGACGTGCTGGTGGAGGTCAAGCTGGCGGCGCTGGAAACCGGTACGGTGCATCTGGGCTCGGCCGAGGGGCCGGCGCTGACGTTCCTGCCGCTGCCGTACGCGCTGCCCGCCGAGGTTTGA
- a CDS encoding Dabb family protein — MIRHIVMWKLKESAQGASRAENAAKLKEKLEGCRDIVPGILHLEVGLAGPGLESTYDVVVLSDFTDKAALDAYQVHPTHLALKDFVGAVRETRECVDYVV, encoded by the coding sequence ATGATTCGACACATCGTCATGTGGAAACTGAAGGAATCGGCACAAGGCGCGAGCCGCGCGGAAAACGCTGCCAAGCTCAAGGAAAAGCTCGAAGGCTGCCGCGACATCGTCCCGGGCATCCTGCACCTCGAAGTGGGGCTGGCCGGGCCGGGTCTCGAATCGACCTATGACGTGGTGGTGCTGTCCGACTTCACCGACAAGGCCGCGCTCGACGCCTACCAGGTTCATCCCACGCATCTGGCGCTCAAGGATTTCGTCGGCGCGGTGCGTGAAACGCGCGAATGTGTCGACTACGTCGTCTGA
- a CDS encoding ankyrin repeat domain-containing protein, which translates to MNNYSTQTHAQIATSSAANRTRGLSPLRRGAVRVARLALAGGFACAAFAALPVQAAPADTMIKAVKFDDVNEVNKQLSHGMDPNMTDDQGMPLLVLAAREKSDKVAAALVANPKANIEITDKAGENAMMLAALNGDMEMVQLLISKDAEVNKKGWAPLHYAAANGHDDIVKLLLDHSAYVDAGSPNGTTPLMMAARGGHISTVKLLLDNGADLNVKNQIGMNALDFAKQYKEPDVVEGLTARMQQTQPK; encoded by the coding sequence ATGAACAACTACTCGACTCAGACCCACGCCCAGATCGCCACGTCGTCCGCCGCCAACCGCACGCGGGGCCTGTCGCCATTGCGGCGCGGCGCCGTCCGGGTGGCCCGGCTCGCGCTGGCCGGCGGTTTCGCCTGCGCGGCATTCGCCGCGCTGCCGGTGCAGGCTGCGCCGGCTGACACCATGATCAAGGCCGTCAAGTTCGACGACGTCAACGAAGTCAACAAGCAGCTTTCGCACGGCATGGACCCGAACATGACCGACGACCAGGGCATGCCGCTGCTGGTGCTCGCCGCCCGCGAAAAGTCGGACAAGGTCGCCGCCGCGCTGGTCGCCAATCCGAAGGCCAACATCGAGATCACGGACAAGGCCGGCGAAAACGCCATGATGCTGGCCGCGCTGAACGGCGACATGGAGATGGTGCAACTGCTGATCTCGAAGGACGCCGAGGTCAACAAGAAGGGCTGGGCGCCGCTGCACTACGCGGCCGCCAACGGCCATGACGACATCGTCAAGCTGCTGCTCGACCACTCGGCCTATGTCGACGCCGGTTCGCCGAACGGCACCACGCCGCTGATGATGGCGGCGCGCGGCGGCCATATCTCGACCGTGAAGCTGCTGCTCGACAACGGCGCGGATCTGAACGTGAAAAACCAGATCGGCATGAACGCGCTGGACTTCGCCAAGCAGTACAAGGAACCGGACGTCGTCGAAGGCCTGACGGCGCGCATGCAGCAGACGCAGCCGAAGTAA
- a CDS encoding NRDE family protein codes for MCLIVFDWRPAAVDGPLFTLAANRDEFFRRTAEPMHWWSEAPGLLAGRDLLGGGTWLGMTRDGRFAALTNYRAPHEMRPDAPTRGTLVSNWLLGESSAGLAPLDYLQQVAQDGEIYDGFNLLVGDWSRRELGWYCNRSATGPALLAAGTHGISNAVLDTPWPKLVRKRAELGGLLAADPLVPLERLIDLMRDPQLARDDELPSTGIPLERERVLSAAFIESPEYGTRGTTALRVVANCTHGEHLSAAVAERSDDNGSHRVVRPGDFERSFAFNIER; via the coding sequence ATGTGCCTGATCGTCTTCGACTGGCGGCCCGCTGCGGTCGACGGACCGCTCTTTACGCTTGCCGCCAACCGCGACGAGTTCTTTCGCCGTACCGCCGAGCCAATGCACTGGTGGTCCGAGGCGCCGGGTTTGCTGGCCGGACGCGATCTGCTGGGCGGCGGCACATGGCTCGGCATGACGCGCGACGGCCGCTTCGCGGCGCTGACCAACTACCGGGCGCCGCACGAAATGCGTCCCGATGCGCCCACGCGCGGCACGCTGGTGAGCAACTGGCTGCTGGGCGAATCGTCCGCCGGGCTCGCGCCGCTCGATTACCTGCAGCAAGTCGCGCAGGACGGCGAAATCTATGACGGCTTTAACCTGCTGGTCGGCGACTGGTCGCGGCGTGAACTCGGCTGGTATTGCAACCGGTCGGCGACGGGTCCTGCCTTGCTCGCAGCCGGCACGCATGGCATCTCCAATGCCGTACTCGACACACCCTGGCCCAAGCTCGTGCGCAAGCGCGCGGAGCTAGGCGGGCTGCTGGCCGCGGATCCGCTGGTGCCGCTCGAACGGCTCATCGATCTGATGCGCGATCCGCAGCTCGCCCGCGACGACGAGTTGCCGTCGACCGGGATTCCGCTCGAACGCGAGCGGGTGTTGTCGGCGGCGTTCATCGAGTCGCCGGAATACGGCACGCGCGGTACGACGGCGTTGAGAGTGGTGGCGAACTGCACGCATGGCGAGCATCTCAGCGCCGCCGTCGCCGAACGCAGCGACGACAACGGCTCGCATCGTGTGGTCCGGCCGGGGGACTTCGAGCGCAGTTTCGCGTTCAACATCGAGCGCTGA